The genomic window GAGTCATTTTTTATAGAAATGGATTCGGAGAATTTAGGGTTTCGTAACGCTTCTTTTAATAAAATTTTGTGTCAGTTTGGCTTGATGTTTTTTCCAAATGCAGTGCATGTTATCAAACAACTAAAAGATCTTTTGATAAGGGATGGAAAATTGGTCATATCTGTACATGGAACTTCTGAAGGTGTTCCTTATTTTAGTTGTATAATGAATCCTATCTTGAAATATATTCCTGACATAAGACCAAAAGGAAATCCATCAGTCCATACATTTGGTAGTCCGGACGATTTGAACAATTTATTAGAAAATACAAGCTTCCATAATGTATCAATTAAAAAATACACATTTCTTTATCAGGCAGGTACTTTTGATGAGTATTGGTCCGACTATATGTCATCCACTGCAAATTCAATACGTTCAATAATTGAATCAAAAGGCCCGCACGTACTTTCAACTATAAAAGAGGATTCGAAAGTAAGCGCTGATAGATTTACTGATAATAATGGGATACTTACATTTCCATGGGATGTACTAATTGCAACGGCTCACAATTAATAATTTATTTGTCTATCGTAGTTTGTTTGATGAAAGTTTCTCTTTCACATCCCCGTAGAATCAAAATAGCTTAGACAATCTATTAATTTATTATAATAACTTTAATAAATAGTCACCAATATGCAATTGTTATATGGGCCGGGTCAGATGAGGGTCATCT from Candidatus Nitrosocosmicus arcticus includes these protein-coding regions:
- a CDS encoding class I SAM-dependent methyltransferase; protein product: MGNRSLTSNPNFDPIQYKNTTRQNWNTVAPKYHVDWASTYTGPFKSTIELVKFAEIDQNDIVLDLACGTGAVSIEVVKQLYDSSRGDFIIYRAAMVVGIDISRVALLIAKSSIYPRIPESFFIEMDSENLGFRNASFNKILCQFGLMFFPNAVHVIKQLKDLLIRDGKLVISVHGTSEGVPYFSCIMNPILKYIPDIRPKGNPSVHTFGSPDDLNNLLENTSFHNVSIKKYTFLYQAGTFDEYWSDYMSSTANSIRSIIESKGPHVLSTIKEDSKVSADRFTDNNGILTFPWDVLIATAHN